Proteins co-encoded in one Candidatus Zixiibacteriota bacterium genomic window:
- a CDS encoding DUF4263 domain-containing protein, which produces MLDFQITATGVALEYKEDWGANKWVWDDLTTKKEAQISRIFHFAPGDLLNPPTLTQDFEDYEYRFQFGTFDDGYVKIPARILDIKNDLLISRDVTLKRRIFAAERNVSIFSRLSELLEHSDPIVIGGSRPGAIPWGVFEELLKKFPNTYELDRYADARVQTILSQYLDGMKDARGRYESYLNKKTSLASITKLDLGALKRQEIVKYVLIRDLIDDALKTKKNWSEGEWQQLMLSFLLLLFPKYIKVLENITIHDYYSDPAKKTNRHIDIALVDAHGNLDVIEIKKPFDDKILRKSLYRDNSIPTAELSGSIMQAEKYLFHLSKWGVKGENKLTERYAAELPTGMRIRISNPKAIIIVGRDQIGGANMTGSQLLDFEIIKRKYANMMDIITYDDLLRRLNNTIIALGG; this is translated from the coding sequence ATGCTTGATTTTCAGATTACGGCTACAGGTGTCGCTCTTGAATACAAAGAGGACTGGGGAGCCAATAAATGGGTCTGGGATGATCTGACGACAAAAAAGGAGGCGCAGATATCCCGAATATTCCATTTCGCACCTGGAGATTTGCTAAACCCTCCCACACTCACACAAGATTTCGAGGATTACGAGTATCGGTTTCAATTCGGTACATTTGATGATGGCTATGTGAAGATCCCTGCGCGGATCCTCGATATCAAAAACGACTTACTCATAAGTCGTGACGTGACACTCAAGCGGCGGATCTTTGCTGCTGAGCGCAACGTCTCAATTTTTTCTCGGCTCTCAGAGCTTCTAGAACACTCCGATCCTATCGTGATTGGTGGATCACGCCCTGGCGCAATCCCGTGGGGCGTATTTGAGGAGCTACTCAAAAAATTCCCAAACACCTATGAACTTGATCGCTATGCCGATGCCCGTGTTCAGACGATTCTTTCTCAGTACCTCGACGGCATGAAGGATGCACGGGGTCGCTATGAGAGCTATCTCAACAAGAAGACGTCACTCGCCAGCATCACGAAACTCGACTTGGGCGCTTTGAAGAGACAGGAGATTGTAAAATACGTCTTGATCCGAGACCTGATAGACGATGCCTTGAAGACCAAGAAGAATTGGTCCGAGGGCGAGTGGCAGCAGTTGATGCTGTCCTTCCTGCTCCTTTTGTTCCCGAAGTACATCAAGGTACTCGAGAACATCACTATCCACGACTACTACAGCGATCCCGCTAAGAAGACCAATCGTCACATCGATATAGCCTTAGTCGATGCCCACGGCAATCTCGACGTCATCGAAATCAAGAAACCTTTCGATGACAAAATCCTTCGCAAGAGCCTTTACCGTGACAATAGCATCCCGACCGCCGAGTTGAGCGGCAGCATCATGCAGGCCGAGAAATATCTCTTCCACTTGTCGAAGTGGGGCGTCAAAGGTGAAAACAAACTCACCGAAAGGTATGCCGCTGAGTTGCCGACGGGCATGAGGATCCGGATCTCCAACCCTAAGGCAATTATCATTGTTGGACGCGATCAGATCGGCGGGGCCAACATGACTGGTAGTCAGTTGCTGGACTTCGAGATAATCAAGCGCAAGTATGCGAACATGATGGACATCATCACATACGATGACTTGCTGCGACGGCTCAACAATACCATTATCGCCCTTGGTGGTTGA